A genomic window from Silene latifolia isolate original U9 population chromosome Y, ASM4854445v1, whole genome shotgun sequence includes:
- the LOC141629565 gene encoding uncharacterized protein LOC141629565 has translation MGLKVPENMDELQGSCQSANPEKSIGISKERQSKQNPPEIKDPTKCRLACVHDGKTFNVAIGTVYPLEDSNLVIHGTPLLIGNARVSIDKILEGTAPLPFPTQYHERVGDAIGSFVQWPKELIIVGEESSTSGNLSVASKGKQVSKSSGIKSPIKPNSNEYISRMGIECQKLHDYLALMRPETKVFEVVLPSKIFHFKEDKSLTVTEEDIMQLFRMAFLNVSSIQVWMLFLQKLCEEQNHEGMSGVGFLCPTIMSQMGKDKIVNDEVMNYVECSLLKMRGVRIIFAPFCQGDHWFLAVICPLIHEAYFCDPKATSKRDVSFKHLIQIAFRSFRAQAGSTLKSGLSMKWSNIDCHQQTRSTECGYYVMRYMLDIWFGSKASYTIEEINEVRDLWATHFMDNLL, from the exons ATGGGCTTAAAGGTACCTGAAAATATGGATGAACTCCAAGGTAGCTGTCAATCCGCGAATCCGGAGAAAAGCATAGGGATAAGCAAAGAAAGACAATCAAAACAAAATCCTCCTGAAATTAAG GACCCAACCAAGTGTCGCCTAGCTTGTGTTCATGATGGAAAGACTTTCAATGTTGCCATAGGTACAGTTTACCCATTAGAAGATAGTAATCTGGTCATTCATGGTACACCGCTACTAATTGGTAATGCAAGGGTTTCCATTGATAAAATTTTGGAAGGTACTGCCCCACTTCCTTTTCCTACGCAATATCATGAACGTGTAGGTGACGCAATAGGAAGTTTTGTTCAGTGGCCGAAGGAACTAATCATTGTTGGGGAG GAGTCTTCTACTAGTGGTAATCTATCAGTCGCTAGTAAGGGAAAACAAGTGTCGAAAAGTTCTGGCATCAAATCACCAATCAAGCCCAACTCTAATGAGTATATATCACGTATGGGTATAGAATGTCAGAAGTTACATGATTACCTAGCCTTAATGCGGCCTGAGACAAAGGTGTTTGAAGTTGTACTCCCGTCGAAGATATTTCATTTCAAGGAGGATAAATCCTTGACTGTCACCGAAGAAGATATCATGCAACTTTTTCGAATGGCCTTTTTAAATGTGTCATCTATTCAAGTGTGGATGCT GTTTTTACAAAAGCTTTGTGAGGAGCAGAATCATGAAGGGATGTCCGGTGTTGGATTTTTGTGCCCGACAATCATGTCTCAAATGGGAAAAGATAAAATAGTCAATGATGAAGTAATGAATTACGTGGAGTGCAGCTTGCTTAAGATGCGTGGTGTTCGTATCATATTTGCTCCATTTTGTCAAGG AGATCACTGGTTTCTAGCCGTTATTTGTCCGTTGATTCATGAGGCCTATTTCTGTGATCCAAAGGCAACGTCAAAGCGAGATGTCTCTTTTAAGCACTTGATACAGAT TGCTTTTCGATCTTTTAGGGCTCAAGCAGGTTCCACATTGAAATCAGGCTTATCAATGAAATGGAGTAACATTGAT TGTCATCAACAAACTCGAAGCACAGAGTGTGGCTATTATGTGATGCGGTACATGTTAGATATA TGGTTTGGATCAAAAGCTTCTTATACGATTGAAGAGATCAACGAGGTTCGAGACTTGTGGGCTACTCACTTTATGGACAATCTTCTTT